In Deltaproteobacteria bacterium, a single genomic region encodes these proteins:
- a CDS encoding cytochrome-c peroxidase: MNKRIYKVALPLMVVTCLAFLMAASSTFAKGDPDFDPPLAPLGPVPDPMDNSMTPEKIELGKMLYFDPKISGDASLACVDCHHPEQGWGFNEPICRGYPGTVHWRNCQTVVNTGYLNKVFWAGSTTSLEKQAKSAAQGGVAGNGELDVMDERLRQTPEYVELFRKVYGAEQPNVRPLAYMAIAAFERGALSQVGKWESPLDKYLKGKKSALSKKAVKGMKLFEGKANCIECHNGPMLTDEKFYNIGVPRPEEWETIGLNQITFRFELYAKGVYEDKYRNYKDDLGLYFQTKQKKDLGKFRTAPLRYLKYTAPYMHAGQFFTLEEVIDFYNDGGGENDFTKKYGTKTKILKPLGLTDGEKEALVAFLEEISGKEIKIGSVKVPKMKPFPDVKRLTQKKAKITGIEFYLDAQGIKY; the protein is encoded by the coding sequence ATGAATAAAAGAATTTATAAAGTGGCCCTCCCTCTGATGGTGGTGACATGCCTTGCTTTTTTAATGGCTGCTTCGTCCACCTTTGCAAAGGGAGATCCTGATTTTGATCCGCCACTCGCCCCTCTGGGCCCTGTGCCGGATCCCATGGATAACTCTATGACGCCTGAAAAGATCGAGCTGGGAAAAATGCTCTATTTCGATCCTAAAATTTCAGGTGACGCAAGTCTGGCTTGCGTAGACTGTCACCATCCCGAACAGGGTTGGGGATTTAACGAACCGATCTGCCGTGGTTATCCCGGTACGGTCCACTGGAGAAACTGCCAGACCGTTGTCAATACAGGGTACCTGAACAAGGTTTTCTGGGCCGGATCGACAACGAGTCTCGAAAAGCAGGCTAAATCTGCCGCACAGGGTGGTGTTGCCGGTAATGGTGAACTGGACGTGATGGATGAGCGTCTTCGTCAAACACCTGAGTATGTAGAGCTTTTCAGAAAGGTCTACGGTGCAGAGCAGCCTAATGTTCGTCCACTGGCTTATATGGCAATTGCTGCTTTTGAGCGTGGTGCGCTTTCGCAGGTCGGCAAGTGGGAGTCTCCACTTGATAAGTATCTGAAAGGTAAGAAGAGCGCCCTTTCCAAGAAGGCCGTTAAAGGGATGAAGCTTTTCGAAGGTAAGGCCAACTGTATTGAGTGTCACAATGGTCCTATGCTGACTGACGAGAAGTTTTATAATATCGGTGTACCGAGGCCTGAAGAGTGGGAGACGATAGGTCTTAATCAGATCACTTTCAGGTTTGAGCTTTATGCCAAGGGTGTCTATGAGGACAAATACAGGAACTACAAAGACGACCTGGGCCTCTATTTCCAAACCAAGCAAAAAAAGGATCTCGGTAAATTCAGGACAGCACCGCTTCGTTATCTCAAGTATACGGCGCCTTATATGCATGCCGGTCAGTTCTTTACCCTCGAAGAAGTCATTGATTTCTACAACGATGGTGGTGGTGAGAACGACTTTACCAAAAAGTACGGTACCAAGACGAAGATCCTCAAACCTCTCGGCTTGACTGATGGTGAGAAGGAAGCTCTCGTTGCTTTCCTCGAAGAGATCAGTGGTAAGGAAATCAAGATCGGTTCCGTCAAGGTTCCCAAAATGAAGCCCTTCCCTGATGTAA
- a CDS encoding photosynthetic protein synthase I — MGKKKILAMSGLALLGAVTLFIAAPTVAMAGEDIGPLPKRKAPKASMVEMGKRLFYDARISGDGAISCATCHDPRKGFGDGQPLSKAYPGSDYFRNSATLLNVVYKSGFSDVGWGWDGRMGSSLNDVMRDQITETTILNLDMRILHERMKQDPTYVKMCKENFNGECSSGKARKALIAYVETLVSTGDAPFDKGNMSKDAKAGMKLFKGKAGCIKCHNGSYFSDGKPHNTGVAENLEVFKNAVRHATYRAVLTTYGVPKGGQWRRDVGYFFTSKKYADVGKFITPTLRELKYTAPYMHNGTIKSLKDVVEFYNNGGGHDDPLARELKKLGLSSGEKKQLVAFLESLSSPKQPGKIDPPKIPQEYPVIEDWLNKKN; from the coding sequence ATGGGGAAGAAAAAGATCTTAGCCATGTCCGGTCTCGCTCTGTTGGGTGCAGTGACTCTTTTCATTGCTGCTCCCACGGTAGCTATGGCCGGTGAAGACATCGGACCCCTGCCGAAAAGGAAAGCCCCTAAGGCGTCCATGGTTGAAATGGGCAAGCGGCTTTTCTATGACGCGAGGATTTCCGGTGATGGCGCTATCAGCTGTGCTACGTGCCACGATCCGAGAAAGGGTTTCGGTGATGGACAGCCACTGTCAAAGGCATATCCCGGTTCCGATTATTTCAGGAATTCGGCAACGCTTTTAAATGTCGTTTATAAGAGTGGCTTCTCGGATGTGGGATGGGGATGGGACGGCCGCATGGGTTCCAGCCTGAACGATGTGATGAGGGACCAGATCACTGAAACGACTATCCTGAACCTGGACATGAGAATACTTCATGAGCGGATGAAACAGGATCCTACTTACGTGAAAATGTGTAAGGAAAACTTCAACGGTGAGTGCTCTTCCGGTAAGGCAAGGAAAGCATTGATCGCCTATGTGGAAACGCTTGTTTCCACCGGTGACGCACCTTTCGACAAAGGTAATATGTCAAAAGATGCCAAGGCCGGTATGAAGCTCTTCAAAGGTAAGGCAGGCTGCATCAAGTGCCACAACGGCTCCTACTTTTCAGATGGCAAACCGCATAATACGGGTGTTGCCGAGAACCTCGAAGTGTTCAAAAATGCCGTCAGGCATGCCACCTACCGTGCGGTTCTGACCACATACGGTGTTCCCAAAGGGGGACAGTGGAGAAGAGACGTGGGTTATTTCTTTACCAGCAAAAAATATGCTGACGTAGGAAAGTTCATTACCCCTACGCTGAGGGAACTCAAGTACACCGCTCCTTACATGCATAACGGCACCATTAAGTCATTGAAGGATGTTGTTGAATTCTACAATAACGGTGGCGGGCATGATGATCCTCTAGCAAGGGAACTTAAGAAGTTAGGACTCAGCTCCGGCGAGAAAAAGCAACTCGTTGCCTTCCTGGAGAGTTTAAGCAGTCCTAAACAACCTGGAAAAATTGATCCACCCAAGATCCCGCAGGAATATCCTGTGATCGAAGACTGGCTCAATAAAAAGAATTAG
- a CDS encoding carboxypeptidase regulatory-like domain-containing protein, with translation MKWGIKFELSALLTALMIAVPMAGHAAYKEGDVSDGGSVSGKVSFKGAAPDNAVEKISITKNPEICGEGYREVVWVDIKGNALRGTFVFLDKVKKGKKWSAPKSGKYIVDQKDCRFTPWAQVVKRGNVTIRNSDSVLHNINMREMIGVEKKGRKPIKRTLFNFGQPDKGDIEKALKPRRSSYISLNCEAHNFMFGFMLAPEHPYAVVVNADGTYKIDNVPPGEYTLKAWHPKLGVQKTKVTVPAKGKVESNFEFSKQ, from the coding sequence GTGAAATGGGGTATAAAATTTGAGCTTTCAGCACTTTTGACGGCCCTTATGATTGCCGTGCCCATGGCAGGTCATGCCGCTTACAAAGAGGGTGACGTCAGTGATGGCGGCAGTGTATCAGGTAAAGTCTCCTTTAAAGGGGCTGCTCCTGACAATGCAGTGGAGAAGATATCCATTACAAAAAACCCTGAAATATGCGGTGAAGGTTACCGTGAGGTTGTATGGGTCGATATCAAGGGCAACGCACTTAGAGGGACATTTGTCTTTTTAGACAAGGTTAAAAAAGGGAAAAAGTGGTCGGCTCCCAAAAGCGGCAAATATATCGTCGACCAGAAAGACTGTCGTTTTACTCCCTGGGCTCAGGTAGTTAAACGGGGGAACGTTACTATCAGGAATAGTGATTCCGTACTCCATAACATCAATATGCGTGAAATGATCGGAGTCGAGAAAAAAGGAAGAAAACCTATTAAAAGGACGCTCTTTAACTTCGGTCAGCCTGATAAGGGTGATATTGAGAAAGCGCTCAAGCCGAGACGTTCTTCCTATATATCGCTCAACTGTGAGGCCCATAACTTCATGTTCGGTTTCATGCTGGCTCCTGAGCATCCCTATGCTGTTGTGGTTAATGCCGACGGGACCTATAAAATTGATAACGTTCCGCCCGGTGAATATACTTTAAAGGCATGGCACCCCAAGCTCGGTGTTCAGAAGACCAAGGTAACCGTGCCTGCAAAGGGTAAAGTCGAGTCAAACTTTGAATTTAGCAAACAATAA
- a CDS encoding putative porin, whose product MIKRFFVLLMALMFGFSSLPAYAGVEVGDNLSLFGDVRYRYEQDDRDHTTKEERDRHRIRARIGAKYTVDENWGLKIRLATKAGSANSPHQTLGDGGSDSFGLDQAYISYKVADFNAIFGKAAAKYWATTEVVFDGDLQHEGIQLGYKAGPVGFHAGYFIATEAGWTPDNPNDDEIYTTAQVVYGQGFGGLKLKAALGAVSIANEGDALQAESHSTASAQLKGGIWRVAVDYIQSDADEEETAIVAQARIKATDWLGFRIYSYSVGAFAAPYDGMASQDNFPNPGGSGVSNFDGIRVQADFKLASKVSLDIRYYDMEPKEKVTDNADGTYTIAGLTTKGATYVEEDAILTDDRTRIQVNLNVKF is encoded by the coding sequence ATGATTAAAAGATTTTTTGTTTTATTAATGGCTTTAATGTTTGGGTTCTCATCGTTACCTGCTTATGCGGGCGTTGAGGTTGGGGACAATCTTTCGCTTTTCGGTGATGTACGTTACAGGTATGAGCAGGATGACAGGGATCATACTACAAAAGAGGAGCGTGATCGTCATCGTATTCGTGCACGTATTGGCGCCAAGTACACTGTTGATGAAAACTGGGGCCTCAAGATTCGTCTCGCTACCAAGGCAGGTTCTGCAAATTCGCCTCACCAGACGCTTGGAGACGGCGGCAGTGACAGCTTTGGCCTTGACCAGGCATACATTTCTTACAAGGTAGCTGATTTTAATGCTATTTTCGGTAAGGCAGCGGCTAAATACTGGGCCACTACAGAGGTTGTGTTTGATGGGGATTTGCAACATGAGGGTATACAACTGGGCTACAAAGCTGGCCCCGTTGGTTTTCATGCCGGTTATTTTATTGCTACTGAGGCTGGATGGACACCTGATAATCCTAATGATGACGAAATCTATACAACGGCTCAGGTAGTTTACGGTCAAGGCTTTGGAGGGCTTAAGCTGAAGGCGGCTCTTGGGGCTGTCTCTATTGCCAATGAGGGCGATGCATTGCAGGCTGAAAGCCACAGCACTGCCAGTGCACAGCTTAAAGGTGGAATCTGGAGAGTTGCTGTTGACTACATCCAATCTGATGCAGACGAAGAAGAGACGGCTATCGTTGCCCAGGCCAGGATTAAGGCTACCGATTGGCTCGGATTCAGGATTTACAGCTACTCTGTCGGGGCATTTGCCGCTCCATACGATGGTATGGCGTCTCAGGACAACTTCCCCAATCCGGGAGGCAGCGGTGTGAGTAACTTCGATGGTATCCGCGTTCAGGCCGATTTCAAATTGGCTAGCAAAGTATCCCTGGATATTCGCTACTATGATATGGAGCCCAAGGAAAAAGTAACAGATAACGCTGATGGTACTTACACTATTGCCGGTTTAACGACTAAAGGTGCAACGTATGTTGAAGAAGATGCGATCCTGACAGATGACCGTACAAGGATTCAGGTTAACCTGAACGTTAAATTCTAA